In Fusarium oxysporum f. sp. lycopersici 4287 chromosome 2, whole genome shotgun sequence, a genomic segment contains:
- a CDS encoding dihydrodipicolinate synthase, protein MSFDLKGLVPAPVTPFTKDGKVDYDAIQRLGSWLGSIDGVKGLVVLGHAGEGTFLTQQEQVDTIKAFVKAVDNKIPIIAGITGEGTEVAALEAKRAKEAGAQAGLLYPSHGWLRFGYQPGAPQDRYKVVYEVSKLPLILFQYPDNTKATYNLQTLLDIAAQPGVIAMKNGVRNMRRWDTEIPVFRRERPNVPVLTCHDEYLLHTAFDVDGMLVGYGGIAPGPLLELIKAGKAKDYAKAREIHDLLLPVTKAVYHRGSHMEGTVALKHALVARGILSHATVRSPLLPLPDGAEEEIHAAISSATLKKVA, encoded by the coding sequence ATGTCTTTCGATCTCAAAGGCCTCGTCCCCGCCCCCGTCACCCCCTTCACCAAGGATGGCAAAGTCGACTACGACGCCATCCAGCGTCTGGGCTCttggctcggcagcatcgACGGCGTCAAGGGTCTCGTCGTTCTAGGCCACGCCGGAGAAGGAACTTTCCTCACccagcaagaacaagtcGACACCATCAAGGCGTTCGTCAAGGCCGTCGACAACAAGATCCCCATCATCGCTGGCATCACCGGCGAGGGAACTGAAGTCGCTGCCCTAGAGGCCAAGCGTGCTAAAGAGGCTGGTGCCCAAGCTGGTCTCTTGTATCCCTCGCATGGATGGTTGCGCTTTGGTTATCAGCCTGGTGCGCCGCAGGATCGTTACAAGGTTGTCTACGAGGTCTCGAAACTGCCTCTGATCTTGTTCCAGTATCCTGATAACACAAAGGCTACATACAACCTCCAGACTCTTCTCGACATTGCGGCTCAACCTGGTGTCATCGCTATGAAGAACGGTGTTCGCAACATGCGACGCTGGGATACTGAGATCCCTGTCTTCCGCCGCGAGCGTCCCAACGTCCCCGTCCTTACCTGCCACGACGAGTACCTTCTCCACACCGCCTTTGACGTGGACGGCATGCTTGTCGGATACGGTGGTATTGCCCCTGGGCCTCTTCTAGAGCtgatcaaggctggcaaggcTAAGGACTACGCTAAGGCAAGGGAGATTCACGATCTGCTTCTTCCTGTCACCAAGGCTGTCTACCACAGGGGTTCGCATATGGAGGGTACTGTTGCGCTTAAGCATGCGCTTGTTGCTAGGGGTATCTTGTCACATGCTACTGTGCGATCGCCTTTGTTGCCTCTTCCTGATGgagctgaggaggagattcaCGCTGCTATCTCATCGGCGACTCTGAAGAAGGTTGCTTGA